From Triticum urartu cultivar G1812 chromosome 2, Tu2.1, whole genome shotgun sequence, a single genomic window includes:
- the LOC125537073 gene encoding protein ANTAGONIST OF LIKE HETEROCHROMATIN PROTEIN 1 has protein sequence MGSQGSEEKATGQEQEGLEGGGRIEERSQKMAPVKKPKKAKRKISDSGETKIDDSSEAKTKDASKVKRTKSGGSLALLPADLRGPDTEWWYVFLSKHAELHKEAESGGRAPVPSDDEEAFRYFFRTSRRTFEYICSIVREDLISRPPSGLINIEGRLLSVEKQVAIAMRRLASGDSQVSVGAAFGVGQSTVSQVTWRFIESMEERARHHLVWPGQERMEEIKARLEAVSGLPNCCGAIDATHIIMTLPAVESSEDWCDPAKNYSMFLQGIVDNEMRFIDIVTGWPGSMTFSRLLKCSGFYKLCEAGKRLNGPVRTSGEDSEIREFIVGDMCYPLLPWLMTPYQGESLSTPMVNFNARQKTARMLGTRALARLKGSWKILHKVMWRPDKNKLPSIILVCCLLHNIILDCNDKLLPDIQLPDHHDNGYNEENCQQENPNGKVIREIITGYLPTYEETSN, from the exons ATGGGTTCCCAAGGAAGCGAAGAGAAAGCCACCGGACAAGAGCAAGAAGGGTTGGAAGGCGGCGGCAGGATAGAGGAGAGGAGTCAGAAGATGGCTCCGGTGAAGAAGCCCAAAAAGGCCAAGCGGAAGATCAGTGACTCCGGCGAGACCAAGATCGATGACTCCAGCGAGGCGAAGACCAAGGACGCCAGCAAGGTCAAGAGAACCAAGTCCGGCGGCTCGTTGGCGTTGCTTCCGGCGGACCTTCGTGGCCCCGATACGGAATGGTGGTATGTCTTCCTCAGCAAGCACGCGGAACTCCACAAGGAAGCCGAATCAG GTGGTCGTGCTCCAGTGCCTTCAGATGATGAGGAAGCGTTCAGGTACTTCTTCAGGACATCGAGGAGGACTTTTGAGTACATCTGCTCGATTGTACGGGAGGATTTGATATCGAGGCCGCCTTCTGGGCTGATCAACATTGAGGGGAGACTGCTTAGTGTGGAGAAGCAAGTAGCAATTGCCATGAGGAGGCTGGCATCTGGGGATTCGCAGGTGTCCGTTGGAGCTGCTTTTGGTGTGGGGCAGTCTACTGTTTCCCAAGTCACATGGAGGTTTATCGAGTCGATGGAAGAGAGGGCTCGGCATCATTTGGTGTGGCCGGGCCAGGAGAGGATGGAGGAGATCAAAGCTAGGTTGGAGGCTGTCTCTGGTCTACCAAATTGCTGCGGTGCCATTGATGCCACACACATTATCATGACGCTTCCTGCTGTTGAGTCATCTGAAGACTGGTGTGACCCTGCGAAAAACTACAGTATGTTCCTACAAGGTATTGTTGACAATGAGATGAGATTTATTGATATTGTCACTGGATGGCCAGGGAGCATGACATTCTCACGCTTGTTAAAATGCTCTGGGTTTTACAAGCTCTGCGAGGCTGGAAAACGCTTGAATGGTCCTGTCAGAACATCAGGGGAGGATTCAGAAATAAGGGAATTCATTGTTGGTGACATGTGTTATCCTCTACTGCCATGGCTTATGACTCCGTACCAAGGAGAAAGTCTATCTACCCCAATGGTCAACTTTAATGCCCGGCAAAAAACTGCAAGGATGCTTGGAACAAGAGCATTGGCACGGCTGAAAGGCTCCTGGAAGATCTTGCACAAAGTCATGTGGAGGCCTGATAAAAATAAGTTACCGAGTATCATCCTGGTGTGCTGTCTGCTTCACAATATAATTCTGGACTGCAACGACAAACTGCTTCCGGATATTCAGCTTCCAGATCATCATGATAATGGTTATAATGAAGAGAACTGCCAGCAAGAGAATCCTAATGGCAAAGTAATTAGAGAGATCATTACAGGATATCTCCCGACTTATGAAGAAACATCAAACTGA